Proteins encoded in a region of the Nocardia asteroides genome:
- a CDS encoding histidine kinase has translation MTTALAVVAVAALLVGALLIWSRTRRVVTTPAERAVHSALHTASLAAVPLRRGLTERSAREAAPHLRALTGADALALASADGTLLAWDGPHAELAEYFTEAAERAVAGERPVLVAGPGRGEHAGRTLIAQPLLIDSTGVAGVLGVVSTGQPGPGRLGAVAEVARYACGQLELAELDASRARLDRAEVRALRAQISPHFIYNALNTIASFVRTDPARARELILEFADFTRYSFRAAGEFTVLSDELRNIERYLALERARFGDALQVRLRIAPEVLGVVLPFLALQPLVENAVRHGLADTARGGTVSIVATDAGTDCVISVEDDGVGMDPDLLRSGALDAVDAGTGPAGSGESAHVGLANVDDRLRAAFGDDYGLVVETAPGAGTKVSLRVPKFRAGIRA, from the coding sequence ATGACCACCGCGCTCGCCGTCGTGGCCGTGGCGGCGCTGCTCGTCGGTGCGCTGCTGATCTGGTCGCGCACCCGCAGAGTGGTGACCACCCCTGCCGAGCGGGCGGTGCATTCGGCGCTGCACACCGCGTCGCTGGCGGCGGTCCCGCTGCGCCGCGGGCTGACCGAACGCTCCGCGCGGGAGGCCGCGCCCCACCTGCGCGCGCTCACCGGCGCGGACGCGCTCGCGCTGGCGAGCGCAGACGGCACGCTGCTCGCCTGGGACGGCCCGCACGCCGAACTGGCCGAGTACTTCACCGAAGCCGCGGAGCGCGCCGTCGCGGGCGAGCGGCCGGTGCTCGTGGCCGGGCCCGGCCGCGGCGAACACGCGGGGCGCACGCTGATCGCGCAACCATTGTTGATCGACTCGACCGGCGTGGCCGGGGTGCTCGGCGTCGTGAGCACCGGGCAGCCGGGGCCGGGCCGGCTCGGTGCGGTCGCCGAGGTGGCGCGCTATGCCTGCGGCCAGCTCGAATTGGCCGAGCTGGACGCGTCACGGGCCCGGTTGGACCGAGCGGAAGTGCGTGCGCTGCGAGCGCAGATCAGCCCGCACTTCATCTACAACGCCCTGAACACCATCGCCTCGTTCGTCCGCACCGACCCGGCGCGGGCCCGCGAACTGATCCTCGAGTTCGCCGACTTCACCCGCTATTCCTTCCGCGCGGCGGGCGAATTCACGGTGCTGTCGGACGAACTGCGCAACATCGAGCGATACCTCGCGCTGGAACGGGCCCGCTTCGGCGACGCGCTGCAGGTCCGGCTGCGGATCGCGCCCGAGGTGCTCGGCGTGGTCCTGCCTTTCCTCGCGCTCCAGCCGCTGGTGGAGAACGCCGTGCGGCACGGCCTGGCGGACACCGCGCGCGGCGGCACCGTCAGCATCGTCGCCACCGACGCGGGCACCGACTGCGTGATCAGCGTCGAGGACGACGGCGTAGGCATGGACCCGGACCTGCTGCGCTCGGGCGCGCTGGACGCCGTCGACGCCGGAACGGGCCCGGCGGGCTCCGGCGAGTCAGCCCACGTCGGTCTGGCCAACGTCGACGACCGGTTGCGCGCCGCCTTCGGCGACGACTACGGCCTGGTCGTGGAAACCGCGCCAGGGGCGGGCACCAAGGTCAGCCTGCGCGTCCCGAAATTCCGCGCGGGGATCCGGGCATGA
- a CDS encoding LytTR family DNA-binding domain-containing protein: protein MTRVTGKPAGALRVLAVDDEKPALDELVYLLRARTEIGEIHAAGDATSALRVLRAHPIDAVFLDINMPGLDGMELAGILSEFANSPAVVFVTAHDDRAIAAFDLGAVDYLLKPLREARLAEAVRRIAAARSTSHQPAADARADPSEVIPVELGGVTTLVPRSSVSWVEADGDYARLHTSDGSHLVRIPLSALEARWHDAGFLRVHRSYLVALRLVTGLRTVGTGTVVCLRAEGDAQAVELPVSRRQVRELKQRLVHRPRQHWGAP from the coding sequence GTGACCCGCGTTACCGGCAAACCGGCGGGCGCGCTACGCGTGCTCGCCGTGGACGACGAGAAACCCGCTCTCGACGAGCTGGTGTATCTGCTGCGCGCGCGAACCGAGATCGGGGAGATCCACGCGGCCGGTGACGCCACCAGCGCGCTGCGGGTGCTGCGGGCCCATCCGATCGACGCGGTGTTCCTGGACATCAACATGCCGGGCCTGGACGGGATGGAGCTGGCGGGCATTCTCTCGGAATTCGCCAATTCACCCGCGGTGGTCTTCGTGACCGCGCACGACGACCGGGCGATCGCCGCGTTCGACCTGGGCGCGGTGGACTACCTGCTCAAGCCGCTGCGCGAGGCGCGGCTGGCGGAGGCGGTGCGGCGGATCGCCGCGGCGCGCAGCACGTCGCACCAGCCCGCCGCCGACGCGCGCGCCGATCCGAGCGAGGTCATTCCCGTGGAGCTGGGCGGGGTCACGACGCTGGTGCCGAGGTCGAGCGTGAGCTGGGTGGAAGCCGACGGCGACTACGCGCGGCTGCACACCAGCGACGGATCGCACCTGGTGCGAATCCCGTTGTCGGCATTGGAGGCTCGCTGGCACGACGCCGGTTTCCTGCGGGTGCACCGGTCCTACCTGGTGGCGCTGCGGCTGGTCACCGGGCTGCGCACGGTGGGTACCGGGACCGTGGTGTGCCTGCGGGCCGAGGGCGACGCGCAGGCGGTCGAACTGCCGGTCAGCCGAAGACAGGTGCGCGAACTGAAGCAGCGGCTGGTGCACCGGCCACGGCAACACTGGGGCGCCCCGTGA
- a CDS encoding cation acetate symporter, translated as MISGTAPALTVAALVLAALATVAIGAYGVRLARTTSDFLVASRSVGPRWNAAAISGEYLSAASFLGVAGLIAKYGADALWYPVGFTAGYLALLLFVAAPLRRSGAYTVPDFAEFRLGSVRLRRLAATVVVLICAVYLIPQFQGAGLTLHILLGVPDWVGAVAVGVIVIANVVGGGMRSITLVQAFQYWLKLTAVALPALVLLGHFLADERQVGAPAPPVVTERTTVDVTTDVVVRVNAPQQVAITGTLDDRAVDGLVPLTPGTHDLAAGTRLVLEAGATVPVVAGAPADGAAWLAPGGGLGGPHPTYQVYSLILATFLGTMGLPHVLVRFYTNPDGRAARATALAVIGLVGLFYLFPVLLGVFARLYVPQLLITGTSDAAVVLLPGSVVAGLPGQLLAALVAAGAIAAFLSTSSGLLVSIAGVLSTDMLRGRIRDFRTAALAAGSVPLALSLTVASLDLSRTVGLAFAVAASTLCPLLVLGIWWRGLTAGGAAAGLVAGGLAAGTATAVSVTGGFSDEVAGGWPAALLGYPAAISVPLAFATMVLVSSFTRGLGARAVSRIFVRMHAPERLGMGADRERSLRSD; from the coding sequence GTGATCTCCGGCACCGCGCCCGCGCTGACCGTGGCCGCGCTGGTCCTCGCGGCGCTGGCGACTGTCGCGATCGGCGCTTACGGCGTGCGGCTCGCGCGCACCACCTCCGACTTCCTCGTCGCGTCCCGCAGCGTGGGGCCGCGCTGGAACGCGGCGGCGATCTCCGGCGAGTATCTTTCGGCCGCATCGTTTCTCGGGGTCGCCGGATTGATCGCGAAATACGGCGCGGACGCGCTGTGGTATCCGGTGGGGTTCACGGCCGGGTACCTGGCGCTGCTGCTTTTCGTCGCCGCGCCGCTGCGGCGCTCCGGCGCGTACACCGTGCCCGACTTCGCCGAATTCCGTTTGGGCTCAGTGCGTTTGCGCAGGCTCGCGGCCACCGTGGTGGTGCTGATCTGCGCGGTGTATCTCATCCCGCAGTTCCAGGGGGCGGGGCTGACCCTGCACATCCTGCTCGGGGTGCCGGACTGGGTGGGCGCGGTGGCGGTGGGCGTGATCGTGATCGCCAACGTGGTCGGCGGCGGGATGCGCTCGATCACCCTGGTTCAGGCCTTCCAGTACTGGCTGAAGCTGACCGCGGTGGCGCTCCCCGCGCTGGTCTTGCTCGGGCACTTCCTCGCCGACGAGCGGCAAGTCGGCGCGCCCGCTCCGCCGGTGGTGACCGAGCGAACGACAGTGGACGTGACCACCGACGTGGTGGTGCGGGTCAACGCTCCGCAGCAGGTCGCCATCACGGGAACCCTCGACGACCGCGCGGTCGACGGCCTGGTGCCGCTGACACCCGGAACCCATGATCTGGCGGCGGGCACGCGATTGGTGCTCGAGGCCGGAGCCACGGTGCCGGTGGTCGCGGGCGCGCCGGCGGACGGTGCGGCCTGGCTGGCGCCGGGTGGCGGGTTGGGCGGCCCGCATCCGACCTACCAGGTCTATTCGCTGATCCTCGCGACTTTCCTCGGCACCATGGGGCTGCCGCACGTGCTGGTGCGCTTCTACACCAACCCCGACGGGCGGGCCGCGCGCGCGACCGCGCTCGCGGTGATCGGCCTGGTCGGGCTCTTCTACCTGTTCCCCGTGCTGCTGGGCGTCTTCGCGCGGTTGTACGTGCCGCAACTGCTGATCACCGGGACCTCCGACGCCGCTGTGGTGCTACTGCCCGGATCGGTGGTCGCCGGACTGCCGGGTCAGCTGCTCGCGGCGCTGGTCGCCGCGGGTGCGATCGCCGCCTTCCTGTCCACCTCCTCGGGACTGCTGGTGAGCATCGCGGGCGTGCTCAGCACCGACATGCTGCGGGGACGGATCCGTGACTTCCGCACGGCGGCGCTGGCGGCGGGCTCGGTCCCGCTGGCGCTGTCACTGACCGTCGCGTCGCTGGACCTGTCCCGCACCGTCGGCCTGGCCTTCGCGGTGGCCGCCTCCACGCTGTGCCCGCTACTGGTCCTTGGCATCTGGTGGCGCGGGCTGACCGCGGGGGGCGCGGCGGCCGGCCTGGTCGCGGGCGGGCTCGCGGCGGGCACCGCGACCGCCGTCTCGGTGACCGGCGGCTTCTCCGACGAGGTGGCGGGCGGCTGGCCCGCGGCGCTGCTCGGCTACCCGGCGGCGATCAGCGTGCCGTTGGCGTTCGCCACCATGGTGCTGGTCAGCTCGTTCACCCGCGGGCTCGGCGCCAGGGCGGTGAGCCGGATCTTCGTGCGGATGCACGCGCCGGAGCGACTGGGCATGGGCGCGGACCGCGAGCGCAGTCTGCGCTCGGACTGA
- a CDS encoding DUF485 domain-containing protein, with product MTSIQLDDTAPRRAPSAAEFAEVQASPQFQELRSRLRRFVFPMTVLFLLWYLGFVLLGAYAHDFMSRSVFGNINVGLLLGLGQFVSTFVITALYVRFANRELDPRAAKIRGYLEGDRA from the coding sequence ATGACCAGTATCCAACTCGACGACACCGCCCCGCGGCGAGCGCCGAGCGCAGCAGAATTCGCCGAAGTACAGGCGAGCCCCCAATTCCAGGAACTGCGAAGCCGATTGCGCCGCTTCGTTTTTCCGATGACCGTGTTGTTCCTGCTCTGGTACCTCGGCTTTGTCCTGCTCGGCGCCTACGCCCATGACTTCATGAGCCGCTCGGTGTTCGGCAACATCAACGTCGGATTGCTACTGGGCCTCGGCCAGTTCGTATCCACCTTCGTCATCACGGCGCTCTACGTCCGGTTCGCCAACCGTGAACTGGATCCGCGCGCGGCGAAGATCCGCGGCTACCTCGAGGGAGACCGAGCGTGA
- a CDS encoding cation acetate symporter, with amino-acid sequence MNTVHTYAAAATVGNPIANIAIFGVFVAITMIVVIRASRNNATAADYFTGGRGFSGPQNGVAIAGDYLSAASFLGIAGAIAVYGYDGFLYSIGFLVAWLVALLLVAEMLRNTGKFTMADVLSFRLKEGPVRTAAALSTLTVSLFYLLAQMAGAGGLVALLLDISDKTGQSVVIAVVGVLMIVYVLVGGMKGTTWVQIIKAVLLIAGAALMTVMVFAKFGFNFSDILGSAQGAVSDSANKAVAARDVLAPGAQYGGSETSKLNFLSLGLALVLGTAGLPHVLMRFYTVPTAKEARRSVVWAIGLIGAFYLFTLVLGYGAAAIVGPDRILAAAGGQNSAAPLLAFELGGVVLLGVISAVAFATILAVVAGLTITASASFAHDIYASVIKRGKAGEREQVRVSRITAVVIGVLAIALGILANGQNVAFLVALAFAVAASANLPTILFSLFWRRFNTTGALWSMYGGLISTIVLIVFSPAVSGSKSAMLPGSDFDWFPLSNPGIVSIPLAFVLGVVGTFVGGRSEDPAKAAEMEVRSLTGVGAEKAVAH; translated from the coding sequence GTGAACACCGTGCACACCTATGCCGCGGCGGCGACGGTCGGCAACCCGATCGCCAATATCGCCATCTTCGGCGTCTTCGTCGCCATCACGATGATCGTGGTGATCCGGGCCAGCCGCAACAATGCCACCGCCGCCGACTACTTCACTGGAGGACGCGGCTTCTCCGGTCCGCAGAACGGCGTCGCCATCGCCGGCGACTATCTGTCGGCCGCGAGCTTCCTCGGCATCGCGGGCGCCATCGCGGTCTACGGCTACGACGGGTTCCTCTACTCCATCGGGTTCCTGGTCGCCTGGCTGGTCGCCCTGCTGCTGGTCGCCGAGATGCTGCGCAACACCGGCAAATTCACCATGGCCGACGTGCTGAGCTTCCGATTGAAGGAAGGCCCGGTGCGCACCGCCGCCGCGCTGTCCACGCTGACGGTGTCGCTGTTCTACCTGCTCGCCCAGATGGCGGGCGCGGGCGGGCTCGTCGCGCTGCTGCTGGACATCTCCGACAAGACCGGTCAATCCGTCGTGATCGCCGTGGTCGGCGTGCTGATGATCGTGTATGTGCTGGTCGGCGGCATGAAGGGCACCACGTGGGTGCAGATCATCAAGGCGGTACTGCTGATCGCGGGCGCGGCGCTGATGACCGTCATGGTGTTCGCCAAGTTCGGTTTCAACTTCTCCGACATCCTCGGCTCCGCCCAGGGCGCGGTCTCGGATTCGGCGAACAAGGCGGTCGCCGCGCGCGACGTGCTCGCTCCCGGCGCGCAGTACGGCGGCAGCGAGACCTCGAAGCTCAACTTCCTGTCCCTCGGTCTGGCACTGGTGCTGGGCACCGCGGGCCTGCCGCACGTGCTGATGCGCTTCTACACCGTGCCCACCGCCAAAGAGGCGCGGCGGTCGGTGGTCTGGGCGATCGGCCTGATCGGCGCGTTCTATCTGTTCACCCTGGTCCTCGGCTACGGTGCGGCCGCGATCGTCGGACCGGACCGCATCCTCGCGGCCGCGGGCGGCCAGAACTCGGCGGCTCCGCTGCTGGCCTTCGAACTCGGCGGCGTGGTGCTGCTCGGGGTGATCTCGGCGGTCGCCTTCGCCACCATCCTCGCGGTGGTCGCGGGCCTGACCATCACCGCGTCGGCGTCGTTCGCCCACGACATCTACGCCAGTGTCATCAAGCGCGGGAAAGCCGGTGAGCGCGAACAGGTCCGGGTCTCCCGGATCACCGCGGTGGTGATCGGCGTACTGGCCATCGCGCTGGGCATCCTGGCCAACGGGCAGAACGTCGCCTTCCTGGTGGCGCTGGCGTTCGCGGTCGCGGCGTCGGCGAACCTGCCCACCATCCTCTTCTCGCTGTTCTGGCGGCGCTTCAACACCACCGGCGCGTTGTGGAGCATGTACGGCGGCCTGATCTCCACGATCGTGCTGATCGTGTTCTCCCCCGCGGTCTCCGGCAGCAAGTCCGCCATGCTTCCCGGCTCGGACTTCGACTGGTTCCCGCTGTCCAACCCGGGCATCGTCTCCATTCCCTTGGCGTTCGTGCTCGGCGTCGTCGGCACCTTCGTCGGCGGCAGGTCCGAGGATCCGGCCAAGGCCGCGGAGATGGAGGTCCGCTCGCTCACCGGCGTCGGCGCCGAGAAGGCCGTGGCGCACTGA
- the acs gene encoding acetate--CoA ligase, with product MTSATTDDRDTTAFPPDADFAAQANASAALYDRALSDRLEFWAEQARRLHWDQPWTQVLDWSDAPVAKWFVGGKLNVAYNCVDRHVLDGHGDQVAIHFEGEPGDSRAITYRELLDDVCRAANALTDLGLVAGDRVAIYMPMVPEAIIAMLACARLGLTHSVVFAGFSPTALRQRVDDAQARLVITTDGQWRRGKAAPLKQAVDQALHAHSTTPGSVEHVLVVRRTGIEVPWTDNRDLWWHDTVTTASPTHQPQPFDAEHPLFILYTSGTTGKPKGILHTTGGYLTQTAYTHHTVFDHKPGQDTYWCTADIGWVTGHSYIVYGPLANRSTQIVYEGTPNHPDEHRHFHLIEKYGVTIYYTAPTLIRTFMKWGRDIPDAHDLSSLRLLGSVGEPINPEAWRWYRQVIGADRTPIVDTWWQTETGAIMISPLPGVTTTKPGAAMTPLPGISAQVVDEEGKPVHRGETEANGYLVLDQPWPSMLRGIWGDMQRFRETYWQRFAAQGWYFAGDGAKLDTDGDLWILGRVDDVMNISGHRISTAEVESALVAHHTVAEAAVVGATDPTTGQGIVAFVILTAQAHNTGTTLIDDLKTEVARHISPIARPREIHIVPELPKTRSGKIMRRLLRDVAEGRELGDTSTLVDPKVFEAIARG from the coding sequence GTGACCAGCGCAACTACCGATGACCGCGACACCACCGCCTTCCCGCCCGACGCGGATTTCGCCGCCCAAGCGAACGCGAGCGCGGCGTTGTACGACCGGGCGCTGTCGGATCGGCTGGAGTTCTGGGCCGAGCAGGCCCGCAGGCTGCATTGGGACCAGCCGTGGACACAGGTGCTGGATTGGAGTGACGCGCCGGTGGCGAAGTGGTTCGTCGGCGGCAAACTCAACGTCGCCTACAACTGCGTGGACCGCCACGTCCTCGACGGCCACGGCGACCAAGTCGCCATCCACTTCGAAGGCGAACCCGGCGACTCCCGCGCCATCACCTACCGCGAACTGCTCGACGACGTCTGCCGGGCCGCGAACGCACTGACCGACCTCGGCCTCGTCGCCGGAGACCGCGTCGCGATCTACATGCCGATGGTCCCCGAAGCCATCATCGCCATGCTCGCCTGCGCCCGCCTCGGCCTCACCCACTCGGTCGTCTTCGCCGGCTTCTCCCCCACCGCCCTACGCCAACGCGTCGACGACGCGCAAGCCCGCCTGGTGATCACCACCGACGGACAGTGGCGCCGCGGCAAAGCCGCCCCCTTGAAACAAGCCGTCGACCAAGCCCTCCACGCACACAGCACCACCCCCGGCAGCGTCGAACACGTGCTGGTTGTGCGCCGCACCGGCATCGAAGTCCCCTGGACCGACAACCGCGACCTGTGGTGGCACGACACCGTCACCACCGCATCCCCCACCCACCAACCACAACCCTTCGACGCCGAACACCCCCTGTTCATCCTCTACACCTCCGGCACCACCGGAAAACCCAAAGGCATCCTCCACACCACCGGCGGCTACCTCACCCAAACCGCCTACACCCACCACACCGTCTTCGACCACAAACCCGGCCAAGACACCTACTGGTGCACCGCCGACATCGGCTGGGTCACCGGCCACAGCTACATCGTCTACGGCCCCCTCGCCAACCGCAGCACCCAAATCGTCTACGAAGGCACCCCCAACCACCCCGACGAACACCGCCACTTCCACCTCATCGAAAAATACGGCGTCACCATCTACTACACCGCCCCCACCCTCATCCGCACCTTCATGAAATGGGGCCGCGACATCCCCGACGCCCACGACCTGTCGTCGTTGCGGCTACTCGGCTCCGTCGGCGAACCCATCAACCCCGAAGCCTGGCGCTGGTACCGCCAAGTCATCGGCGCCGACCGCACCCCCATCGTCGACACCTGGTGGCAGACCGAGACCGGCGCCATCATGATCTCCCCCCTACCCGGCGTCACCACCACCAAACCCGGCGCCGCCATGACCCCACTACCCGGCATCAGCGCCCAAGTCGTCGACGAAGAAGGCAAACCCGTCCACCGCGGAGAAACCGAAGCCAACGGCTACCTCGTCCTCGACCAACCCTGGCCGTCGATGCTGCGCGGCATCTGGGGCGACATGCAACGCTTCCGGGAAACCTACTGGCAACGCTTCGCCGCACAAGGCTGGTACTTCGCCGGCGACGGCGCCAAACTCGACACCGACGGCGACCTCTGGATCCTCGGCCGCGTCGACGACGTCATGAACATCTCCGGCCACCGCATCTCCACCGCCGAAGTCGAATCCGCCCTCGTCGCACACCACACCGTCGCCGAAGCCGCCGTCGTCGGCGCCACCGACCCCACCACCGGCCAAGGCATCGTCGCCTTCGTCATCCTCACAGCCCAAGCCCACAACACCGGAACCACACTCATCGACGACCTCAAAACCGAAGTCGCCCGCCACATCAGCCCCATCGCCCGACCCCGCGAAATCCACATCGTCCCCGAACTCCCCAAAACCCGCAGCGGCAAAATCATGCGCCGCCTCCTGCGAGACGTCGCCGAAGGACGCGAACTCGGCGACACCTCCACCCTCGTCGACCCGAAGGTGTTCGAAGCGATCGCCCGCGGGTAA
- a CDS encoding VOC family protein, translating into MSDVKPVPDGYPVVSPGLAIDGAAAAIEFYKSIFGATERMRMPGPDGKIAHCELMFGNSVVMLGDPAPDMDFLDPKTVGGTPVNLYVYVEDADAAFAAALAAGAKELTPMTTQFYGDRSGSFEDPWGHRWTVATHVEDVPPDEMDRRMAEMFGGS; encoded by the coding sequence ATGTCCGATGTCAAACCCGTTCCCGATGGATATCCGGTGGTCTCGCCGGGGCTGGCGATCGACGGCGCGGCGGCGGCGATCGAGTTCTACAAGAGCATCTTCGGGGCCACCGAGCGCATGCGCATGCCCGGCCCGGACGGCAAGATCGCGCATTGCGAGCTGATGTTCGGTAATTCCGTCGTCATGCTCGGCGATCCGGCCCCTGATATGGATTTCCTCGATCCGAAGACGGTCGGCGGCACCCCCGTCAACCTGTATGTGTACGTCGAGGACGCCGACGCCGCCTTCGCCGCCGCACTGGCCGCGGGCGCCAAGGAGCTCACGCCGATGACCACGCAGTTCTACGGTGACCGCAGCGGCTCGTTCGAGGATCCGTGGGGGCACCGGTGGACCGTGGCCACCCACGTGGAGGACGTGCCGCCCGACGAGATGGACCGCCGGATGGCGGAGATGTTCGGCGGCTCCTGA
- the lspA gene encoding signal peptidase II: protein MMVRVSDDRPPEDIPAHTSDPTTSSAPPQRLRTLLVLAAVVLGLDLLTKTIAVANLTPGDPVSIVGDFARLSLVRNPGAAFSMATGMTWLLTLVAAAVVVGVVRIGRTLRSLAWTIGLGMVLGGALGNLMDRLFRAPGPLQGHVVDFVAVGWWPVFNVADSAIVCGAILLVVLTVFGYEPNGTRVGHGKPDSASEGSAA from the coding sequence ATGATGGTGCGTGTGAGTGACGACCGGCCGCCCGAGGACATCCCAGCGCACACCTCCGATCCGACGACCTCGTCGGCCCCGCCGCAGCGCCTGCGCACGCTGCTCGTCCTCGCCGCCGTCGTGCTCGGCCTGGATCTGCTCACCAAGACCATCGCGGTCGCGAATCTGACGCCGGGCGATCCGGTGTCGATCGTCGGTGACTTCGCGCGCCTGAGCCTGGTGCGTAATCCGGGCGCGGCGTTCTCCATGGCCACCGGTATGACCTGGTTGCTGACGCTGGTCGCCGCCGCCGTCGTCGTCGGCGTCGTGCGCATCGGCCGCACCCTGCGCTCACTGGCGTGGACGATCGGACTGGGCATGGTGCTCGGCGGGGCGCTCGGCAATCTGATGGACCGGCTGTTCCGCGCCCCCGGCCCGCTGCAAGGCCACGTGGTGGATTTCGTGGCGGTCGGCTGGTGGCCGGTGTTCAACGTCGCGGACTCGGCCATCGTCTGCGGGGCGATCCTGCTGGTGGTGCTCACCGTGTTCGGCTACGAACCGAACGGCACCCGGGTCGGCCACGGCAAGCCCGACAGCGCGAGCGAGGGCAGCGCGGCATGA
- a CDS encoding RluA family pseudouridine synthase, with the protein MRETRTMPVPDGLDGMRVDAGLARLLGLSRTAVAALAEEGSVQLDGIAAGKSDRLTAGAWLEVIFPEPKRELTIEAEPVEGMKILYADDDIVAVDKPVGVAAHTGVGWSGPTVVGGLAAAGYRISTSGAHERQGIVHRLDVGTSGVMVVAQSEHAYTVLKRAFKQRTVDKRYHALVQGHPDPSSGTIDAPIGRARGNDWKFAVTADGRPSITHYDTVEAFQSASLLDIHLETGRTHQIRVHFSAIRHPCCGDLTYGADPRLAERLRLQRQWLHARSLGFQHPADGRYLEITSEYPDDLKHALDVLRDA; encoded by the coding sequence ATGAGGGAGACCAGGACCATGCCCGTCCCCGACGGGCTCGACGGCATGCGCGTCGACGCGGGCTTGGCCCGGCTGCTCGGCCTGTCGCGCACCGCGGTGGCCGCGCTCGCCGAGGAGGGCTCGGTACAACTCGACGGCATCGCCGCGGGCAAGTCCGACCGGCTCACTGCGGGGGCCTGGCTCGAGGTGATCTTCCCCGAGCCGAAACGCGAGCTGACCATTGAGGCCGAACCGGTCGAGGGCATGAAGATCCTCTACGCCGACGACGACATCGTCGCGGTCGACAAGCCGGTCGGCGTGGCCGCGCACACCGGTGTCGGCTGGAGCGGGCCGACCGTCGTGGGCGGGCTCGCCGCGGCGGGATACCGCATCTCCACCTCTGGCGCCCACGAGCGGCAGGGCATCGTGCACCGCCTCGATGTCGGCACCTCCGGTGTCATGGTGGTCGCGCAGTCCGAGCACGCGTACACCGTGCTCAAGCGCGCGTTCAAGCAGCGCACCGTCGACAAGCGGTATCACGCTCTGGTGCAGGGGCATCCGGACCCGAGCAGCGGCACCATCGATGCCCCGATCGGCCGGGCCAGGGGCAACGACTGGAAGTTCGCCGTCACCGCGGACGGGCGACCGAGCATCACCCACTACGACACCGTCGAGGCGTTCCAATCGGCGAGCCTGCTGGACATCCACCTGGAGACCGGCCGCACCCATCAGATCCGGGTGCACTTCTCCGCGATCCGGCACCCCTGCTGCGGCGATCTGACCTACGGCGCGGACCCGCGCCTCGCCGAGCGGCTCAGGCTGCAACGACAGTGGCTGCATGCCCGGTCGCTGGGCTTCCAGCATCCGGCCGACGGCCGCTACCTGGAGATCACCAGCGAGTACCCGGACGACCTGAAACACGCCCTGGACGTCCTGCGCGATGCCTGA
- a CDS encoding PhzF family phenazine biosynthesis protein, whose product MEVLLHQIDAFADAPFSGNPAAVMPLPSWLPDALLQQLAEENNLAETAFYTSRLPPEAGAPPGEWPAFHLRWFTPRTEVTLCGHATLASAAQILADIHPGEDRVSFYTLSGWLHVDRTDDDEFVLDLPVVPSIPVQPDPALVAALGVRPVRAYSGTDEVIVVATEQEVRDAAPVLSAFPALPRGAIVTAPGESVDFVSRFFAPAVGVLEDPVTGSAHAQLVPLWSERLGRTELHARQLSRRGGSLRCELAGDRVVLFGRCRRYLDGVVTLPD is encoded by the coding sequence ATGGAGGTACTGCTGCACCAGATCGACGCGTTCGCCGACGCACCGTTCTCGGGCAACCCGGCCGCGGTGATGCCGCTCCCGTCGTGGCTGCCGGATGCGTTGCTGCAACAGCTGGCCGAGGAGAACAACCTCGCCGAGACGGCGTTCTACACCTCGCGCTTACCTCCGGAGGCGGGCGCGCCGCCGGGCGAGTGGCCCGCTTTCCATCTCCGGTGGTTCACGCCGAGGACGGAGGTCACCCTGTGCGGGCACGCCACCCTGGCCAGCGCCGCGCAGATCCTGGCCGACATCCATCCCGGCGAGGATCGGGTGAGCTTCTACACGCTCAGCGGCTGGTTGCACGTCGACCGCACCGACGACGACGAGTTCGTCCTCGATCTGCCGGTCGTGCCGAGCATTCCGGTACAGCCCGATCCAGCGCTCGTCGCGGCGCTGGGAGTGCGTCCGGTGCGCGCGTATTCCGGCACCGACGAGGTGATCGTCGTGGCGACCGAGCAGGAAGTGCGCGATGCCGCGCCCGTGCTGTCGGCGTTCCCCGCGCTGCCGCGCGGCGCGATCGTCACCGCACCCGGTGAGTCGGTGGATTTCGTCTCCCGTTTCTTCGCTCCGGCGGTGGGGGTCCTGGAGGATCCGGTGACCGGTTCGGCGCACGCTCAACTGGTTCCGTTGTGGAGCGAGCGGCTCGGCCGCACGGAGTTGCACGCCAGGCAGCTCTCGCGCCGCGGCGGAAGTTTGCGCTGCGAACTGGCGGGCGACCGCGTGGTGCTGTTCGGGCGATGCCGCCGCTATCTCGACGGAGTGGTCACCCTGCCGGACTGA